The genomic segment TGGCTGCTCATACCAATAATTACAATTTTAGGATGCTTCTGTTTGATAGTTTTACACAGATCAACTCCGTTTATTACAGGCAAGAAAATATCCATTAAAATCAAATCAACTTTATTGTCTTCGATATAATCTAAAAGCGCAATTCCAGATTCAAATTTTTCTACAATTTCTATATTGTCTAAATCCGAAAGCAAACCTGAGATTCCAGAAATCACAATTGGATGATCGTCTACTATCACTGTTTTATACTTCATAATCATGATTTGGGTTATATTTTAATTCGATATAAGTTGAAGTCCCTTTGCCAATCACAGAATCAATTTCCAGTTTTCCATTTAAAAAAGCCACACGGTTTTTTATATTCCGCAAGCCCATTCCATCTCTTTTTTCTGCATGTTCAACATTAAAACCAATTCCGTTGTCTTCTACCGTAATAAAAAACACATCTTTATTCTGCGAACAGGAAACCAGAATTTGTGATGCTTTGGCATATTTTAAAGCATTATTCAGAAGTTCTTGAATGATTCTGAAAATCATAATTTTAAAATGCTGAGGCAAAGTTGTCTTTTTATTTAAATACTGAAATTCTATTGCTGTTTCAGCTGTTGAATGTGAAGCGCATAAATCTCGAAGCGCATGCTCAAGTCCAAGTTTCATCAAACTTTCTGGCATTAAATTCTGAGAGATATTACGAAGTTCTTTGATCGAATCATTCAATAAACCATTAATATTCGGAGCATTCTCCTTATTCTCACGATCGGCAAGATTCAAATGCATTTTAAGTCCAGAAAGCATACTTCCGAGTCCGTCGTGAAGATCTCTTGCAATTCTTTTTCTTTCAATTTCTTCTCCTTCAATCAAAGCATTTGAAACAGATAATTTCTGCTGATTCTCTAATGCTTCAAGTTCCTGCTTATGATTTACTTCCTTTTGAAAACTTATTTTTTTCTGATAATTATTCCAGCTCCACAAAAACAAAACCGTCAAAAACAAAACAAACGAAAGCACCGCAAAAAGCATCATATTCAAGCGATTATTGTTAACCTGCAAAACCGCTTTTTCATTTTCTGATTGCAACAAGCCAATTTTCTTTTCACTTTCCGCTTTTTTATACTTTGCCTCAAGCTCTACAATTTCGCTTTTCAATTTGGCGTCATTAAGACTGTCGTTAATTACATTGTATTTATTCGAATAATAATACGCTTTCGGATATTCTTTTGTCGCATTATACACTTTAGACAGCTCTTTATAGTAATTCTTTTTATCTACAATAAAAGGTGTTTTTTCTATGAGGTATTCCAGATTGCTTTTCGCTTTATCGTAATTTTTCAGTTTGAAAAGCACTTCATATTCTGCAAATTTCAATCTGTTTACCGCAATGGCATTCTGATGGCTTTCTGCCGATTTTATTCCTTTTTCAAAACTTACCAATGCTTCATTGTGTTTATTTTGCTTAGCATAATAAATCCCTTCTGAATAAAAATAAGAATCGTTTAAGTTTGATGTGGGGTATTTTTCTAAAGTTGCATAAGCTTTGTCTAGAATTTCTTTGGCGTCGTAAAAATGTTTCAGCTCAACTAAATTTTCGGCATTTATAATATAGGTTTCCATCTTAGACTCTGCTAAAGTTGCCGATTTCTTAGTAGCACTTTCGATGTATTTCTGAGCTTGATCTAGATATTCCGCTGCTTTTTCTCGTTCATCATTATTCATAAAAATAATGGCAACTGCTTTATTTAATGCACTGATCAATTCGTAATCGCCACTTTTTTTAGCAATCGGAATCGCTTCATTTACCAG from the Flavobacterium sp. genome contains:
- a CDS encoding ATP-binding protein, with amino-acid sequence MKKLYALLFFLFFTAISNSQVILSLDDDTVYIDSIVKITKNTKSDSVKSLNSFRLSKLFLMAQDAKKSKEYLEQANKLKVKFPFLKDASIFYNAYSFIEKGDLEGFEKALLEANTKLKKYRNKEAYKLRAVILQNYGIMQQRKNNENAYMKLLVNEAIPIAKKSGDYELISALNKAVAIIFMNNDEREKAAEYLDQAQKYIESATKKSATLAESKMETYIINAENLVELKHFYDAKEILDKAYATLEKYPTSNLNDSYFYSEGIYYAKQNKHNEALVSFEKGIKSAESHQNAIAVNRLKFAEYEVLFKLKNYDKAKSNLEYLIEKTPFIVDKKNYYKELSKVYNATKEYPKAYYYSNKYNVINDSLNDAKLKSEIVELEAKYKKAESEKKIGLLQSENEKAVLQVNNNRLNMMLFAVLSFVLFLTVLFLWSWNNYQKKISFQKEVNHKQELEALENQQKLSVSNALIEGEEIERKRIARDLHDGLGSMLSGLKMHLNLADRENKENAPNINGLLNDSIKELRNISQNLMPESLMKLGLEHALRDLCASHSTAETAIEFQYLNKKTTLPQHFKIMIFRIIQELLNNALKYAKASQILVSCSQNKDVFFITVEDNGIGFNVEHAEKRDGMGLRNIKNRVAFLNGKLEIDSVIGKGTSTYIELKYNPNHDYEV